AATGCGCGGCGGTTGATTGATGGCAATCTTGCCGGGATCGAGTAATTCTAGATCAACGCCGTTGGGAATCACCTGCGCTTCAATGCCATAACTTTCTTTTGCCAGTTGGCGCGTAAACTCGCTGACCCCAAAGACGCGCGCCGCCCGCTTCCAGATTGGCGGGGTGAGCGGAAATATCCAGCGGAACCAACGCTCGGTTTTGTCGGGTACGCCGCCGGGCACATCGCCCAGATGGGCCGTTAACACATAGGGCACACCGGTTAGCAGCGAGAGCGGTAAGGCTAACGCTCCGCTGGGGACGGCAAAATGTACGTGCATTACATCGGGTTTCCAACGTCGAATTGCCTTCAGGGCGGGGAAAAAACCCATCAGGATATAACCAAGCATATCAAGAAAATGTGCCTTGAAGGGTACCTGCCGTCCTACCGGGACTCGCTGGATGGTCATAGCGTCAAGCGTTTCGTGGCGCGGCAGACCTTTGTAATGCGATGTTAAAATAAAAAGTTCGTGGCCGCGTCTGACCATGCCACGACAAATATCTTCGGCCACACGTCCCCCACCCCCGCCTACAGGCGGGAATTCATAGATCAGCATAAGAACACGCATAAATATAAAGTCTGCCTTTCAATGAAGCCAGAATAAAAAAATGCAGTTATTTGGTCATATAAGACTGCATGAAAGAAATCCGACAATGGAATTATTTTTTTTGCAAACTGCGCAAGACCTGTTATATATCGGTCAAAATCGAAGCTATATTTTACCAGTACAAAGAATACTCAGGTTTTTGAGAATTGGGGATTCTCATGGGGTTTGAAATAATAGAACTGTAACGGTTGGCGTATGTCAAGATGAAAAAAACAGAGCATGGTTGATTTTTCCA
This is a stretch of genomic DNA from Chloroflexota bacterium. It encodes these proteins:
- a CDS encoding glycosyltransferase family 4 protein, with amino-acid sequence MRVLMLIYEFPPVGGGGGRVAEDICRGMVRRGHELFILTSHYKGLPRHETLDAMTIQRVPVGRQVPFKAHFLDMLGYILMGFFPALKAIRRWKPDVMHVHFAVPSGALALPLSLLTGVPYVLTAHLGDVPGGVPDKTERWFRWIFPLTPPIWKRAARVFGVSEFTRQLAKESYGIEAQVIPNGVDLELLDPGKIAINQPPRILFAGRFVTQKNPVQVVRALSELRHLSWNCVMVGDGPLRAAVETEIERQQLGERFTLTGWITPEEVIEWFRQGDILFMPSLSEGLPVVGVQALAMGLAIVASRVGGFIDLVEPGRNGFLLDDHSEQSGIASLDELLSEPEKLLAFRQNSRQHARKFDITQIVKDYEDELMQIISNSPPSPNGRGQG